From Paenibacillus graminis, a single genomic window includes:
- a CDS encoding cell division protein SepF, protein MGVMNRFMSFLGLQEEEEIVEREQISRDEEEYEPAPVETRKNQRANVVSIHSQKNVKVVLYEPRSYEEAQEIADHLRAHRTVVINLQRVRNDQAMRIIDFLSGTVYALGGGISKIGGNIFMCTPDTVEIQGSISEILGDDQDYNRMR, encoded by the coding sequence ATGGGCGTGATGAACCGGTTTATGAGTTTTTTGGGCTTGCAGGAGGAAGAGGAAATTGTAGAGCGGGAGCAAATTTCCCGCGATGAGGAAGAATATGAGCCTGCCCCTGTAGAAACCCGCAAAAATCAGCGGGCCAACGTCGTCAGTATCCATTCGCAAAAAAATGTGAAAGTCGTACTGTATGAGCCCCGTTCTTACGAGGAGGCTCAGGAAATTGCTGACCATCTCAGAGCCCACCGCACCGTAGTAATCAATCTGCAGCGCGTCCGGAATGATCAGGCGATGCGGATCATTGATTTTCTAAGCGGAACCGTTTATGCCCTGGGTGGAGGGATTTCCAAAATTGGGGGCAATATATTTATGTGCACACCGGATACCGTTGAAATCCAAGGCTCCATTTCGGAGATTCTGGGTGACGATCAAGACTACAACAGAATGAGGTGA
- a CDS encoding LL-diaminopimelate aminotransferase encodes MSIEQYQETFIQTNFADRIGGANYGKDTAIYKFEKIKRAKASAKQDFPNIELIDMGVGEPDEMADEGIVAKLAVEAAKEENRGYSDNGIPEFKAAAAAYLKEVFRVDGIDPVTEVVHSIGSKPALAMLPSCFINPGDITIMTVPGYPVLGTHTKYLGGQVFTVELKKENNFLPDLNSIPEEVARKAKLIYLNYPNNPTGASATPEFFSEVVAWAKKYDVVVIHDAPYAALTYDGMKPLSFLSVPGAKDVGVELHSLSKSYNMTGWRIGFVAGNPLVVKAFSDVKDNNDSGQFIAIQKAAAYGLEHPEITEAIAAKYSRRHNMLVDALNSLGFSAEKPKGSFFLYVAAPKGIKGGRRFESGEDFSQFLIREKLISTVPWDDAGPFVRFSVTFIAKGEEEEKRVISEIQRRLSDVEFEF; translated from the coding sequence ATGAGCATTGAACAATATCAGGAGACTTTCATTCAGACTAATTTTGCGGACCGCATCGGCGGTGCGAATTATGGCAAAGATACAGCCATCTACAAATTTGAGAAAATCAAACGCGCCAAAGCATCGGCGAAACAGGATTTTCCGAATATTGAGCTGATTGATATGGGCGTTGGCGAACCCGATGAAATGGCGGACGAAGGTATTGTTGCCAAGCTCGCGGTAGAAGCCGCCAAAGAAGAAAACCGTGGATATTCCGACAACGGGATTCCGGAGTTCAAAGCCGCAGCCGCAGCTTACCTGAAGGAAGTTTTTAGAGTAGACGGCATTGATCCTGTAACTGAAGTGGTACACTCCATTGGTTCGAAGCCTGCGCTGGCGATGCTGCCATCCTGCTTCATTAACCCGGGAGACATTACCATTATGACAGTTCCGGGTTATCCGGTGCTGGGCACACACACCAAATATCTGGGTGGACAAGTGTTCACTGTAGAGCTTAAGAAAGAAAACAACTTCCTGCCTGACCTGAATTCCATTCCGGAAGAGGTTGCCCGCAAAGCGAAGCTGATCTACCTGAACTATCCGAACAACCCGACAGGCGCAAGCGCAACTCCTGAATTTTTCAGTGAAGTGGTAGCCTGGGCGAAGAAATATGATGTAGTCGTCATTCACGATGCTCCATACGCTGCCTTAACTTATGACGGTATGAAGCCGCTCAGCTTCCTGTCCGTACCAGGTGCGAAGGATGTCGGCGTAGAGCTGCACTCCCTGTCCAAGTCCTACAACATGACCGGCTGGAGAATCGGTTTCGTAGCCGGTAACCCATTGGTAGTCAAGGCATTCAGCGATGTGAAGGACAACAATGATTCCGGTCAATTCATCGCCATTCAAAAGGCAGCGGCTTATGGCCTGGAGCATCCTGAAATCACCGAAGCAATTGCCGCCAAGTATTCCCGCCGCCACAACATGCTGGTAGATGCGCTGAACAGTCTGGGCTTCTCTGCTGAGAAACCCAAAGGCTCATTTTTCCTTTATGTGGCTGCTCCAAAAGGTATCAAGGGCGGACGCCGTTTTGAATCCGGCGAAGATTTCTCGCAGTTCCTGATCCGCGAGAAGCTGATCTCCACCGTGCCTTGGGATGATGCCGGCCCGTTCGTGCGCTTCTCTGTAACCTTCATCGCCAAAGGCGAAGAAGAAGAGAAACGGGTAATCTCGGAGATTCAAAGACGCCTTAGCGATGTTGAATTTGAATTTTAA
- a CDS encoding YggT family protein produces MSQINLIIEILYNIYFVMIIFYVLMSWLPNVRDSFIGELLGKLVEPYLTPFRRIIPALFGTIDISPIIALFVLEFAKNGLQYIVAYVF; encoded by the coding sequence TTGTCCCAAATCAATCTAATTATTGAAATTCTATACAACATCTACTTCGTGATGATCATCTTCTACGTCCTTATGTCCTGGCTCCCGAATGTACGGGACAGCTTCATTGGAGAATTGCTGGGCAAGCTGGTGGAACCTTACCTCACCCCCTTCCGGCGGATTATTCCGGCGCTGTTCGGAACGATAGACATCTCCCCGATTATTGCCCTGTTTGTGCTGGAGTTTGCTAAGAATGGATTGCAGTATATTGTGGCATATGTATTTTAG
- a CDS encoding DivIVA domain-containing protein, with product MPLTPLDIHNKEFSRRIRGYDEDEVNEFLDQVIKDYESVIRENKELHNQLLSLQERLDHFVNIEESLSKTILVAQEAADDVKNNSKKESQLIIKEAEKNADRIINEALSKSRKVAIETEELRKQASIYRTRFRTLLEAQLELLSTDDWNALESREVSENAL from the coding sequence ATGCCATTAACACCACTCGATATACATAACAAGGAGTTCTCCCGGAGAATCCGCGGTTATGATGAGGATGAGGTCAACGAATTTCTGGATCAGGTCATCAAGGATTATGAGAGCGTCATCCGTGAAAATAAAGAGCTGCACAACCAGCTTTTGTCCCTTCAGGAGCGGCTTGATCATTTTGTGAACATCGAAGAGAGTCTGTCCAAAACGATTCTCGTTGCTCAGGAAGCAGCCGATGATGTAAAGAACAACTCCAAAAAGGAATCCCAACTGATCATCAAGGAAGCGGAGAAAAACGCCGACCGGATTATTAACGAAGCATTATCTAAATCCCGCAAGGTTGCGATCGAAACGGAAGAGCTGCGCAAGCAGGCCTCTATCTACCGCACCCGTTTCCGGACACTGCTGGAAGCGCAGCTGGAGCTGCTGTCCACTGACGACTGGAACGCCTTAGAGAGCCGTGAGGTAAGTGAGAACGCGCTCTGA
- a CDS encoding TraR/DksA C4-type zinc finger protein — MSHLPAEQLAKLRAAVIQQREDIEHRLKNNAHYGLQDSMRDMTGDLTEIDNHPGDAATELYHRSMDISLLERDEHELDDIAAALAAMDEGTYGICAVCGEPIPLERLNAVPLTRFCKEHNPRQSSPFTRPAEEEFLYPPFGRTSLDEREEQNRFDGEDAWQIVESWGSSNSPAMAEGNDISSYNDMEIEADETEGFVEPWENFIATDIAGNHTMVIKGSSYRHYMDSGEGSYLLDPLSKKERE; from the coding sequence ATGAGCCATCTGCCGGCAGAGCAGCTTGCCAAGCTGCGGGCTGCGGTTATTCAGCAGCGGGAAGATATTGAACATAGATTGAAAAACAACGCCCACTACGGGCTGCAGGACTCCATGCGTGATATGACTGGAGATCTGACGGAGATTGACAACCACCCCGGCGATGCCGCCACGGAGCTGTATCACCGGTCCATGGATATTTCATTGCTGGAGCGTGACGAGCATGAACTGGATGACATTGCTGCAGCCTTAGCTGCCATGGATGAAGGAACCTACGGGATCTGTGCAGTCTGCGGCGAACCCATACCTCTGGAGCGCTTGAATGCCGTACCGCTTACCCGCTTCTGCAAAGAGCACAACCCCCGCCAAAGCTCGCCTTTTACAAGGCCTGCAGAAGAGGAATTTTTGTACCCGCCGTTTGGACGCACCAGTCTGGATGAACGCGAGGAACAGAACCGGTTCGACGGTGAAGACGCCTGGCAGATTGTTGAGAGCTGGGGCAGCTCCAATTCACCGGCCATGGCCGAGGGCAATGACATTTCTTCTTATAATGATATGGAGATTGAAGCTGACGAAACCGAAGGCTTCGTGGAGCCTTGGGAGAACTTTATCGCTACAGACATCGCCGGGAACCATACGATGGTCATCAAGGGATCAAGCTACCGCCACTACATGGACAGCGGGGAAGGAAGCTATCTTCTCGATCCGCTGAGTAAAAAAGAAAGGGAGTAG
- the pyrR gene encoding bifunctional pyr operon transcriptional regulator/uracil phosphoribosyltransferase PyrR: MVTDKNVIMDETAIRRALSRIAHEILEKNKGIENCLLVGIRTRGVYLAQRIAERIKEIEGVDIPYGELDITHYRDDREGGGDREAMDRTVVNSNLTLPAGSTGIKDKKVILFDDVLYTGRTIRAAMDALMDCGRPRMIQLAVLADRGHRELPIRPDYIGKNVPTSRHEQIEVALTEFDGKDEVYIISNREER, encoded by the coding sequence ATGGTTACTGACAAAAATGTGATTATGGACGAAACGGCAATCCGCCGGGCGCTGTCGCGCATTGCCCATGAGATTTTGGAGAAAAACAAAGGTATTGAGAATTGCCTGCTGGTGGGCATCCGCACACGGGGAGTGTATCTGGCGCAGCGGATTGCGGAACGCATCAAGGAGATTGAAGGAGTCGATATTCCATACGGCGAGCTGGACATCACGCATTACCGCGATGACCGTGAAGGCGGCGGCGACCGCGAAGCCATGGACCGCACGGTGGTGAACAGCAATCTTACTCTGCCTGCCGGTTCCACAGGTATTAAGGACAAGAAAGTGATCCTGTTCGATGATGTGCTGTACACCGGCCGCACGATCCGCGCCGCCATGGACGCGCTGATGGATTGCGGACGCCCGCGGATGATCCAGCTTGCTGTACTAGCAGACCGCGGGCACCGTGAGCTTCCAATCCGGCCGGACTATATCGGCAAAAACGTACCTACCTCCAGACATGAGCAGATCGAAGTGGCGCTGACTGAGTTCGACGGCAAGGATGAGGTTTACATTATTTCCAACCGGGAGGAACGATGA
- the ileS gene encoding isoleucine--tRNA ligase: MQKVDVKEKARARDVRILKKWSDENTFRRSIENREGRPNYVFYEGPPTANGVPHIGHVLGRVIKDFIGRYQTMKGYRVVRKAGWDTHGLPVELGVQKKLGISGKQEIEEYGVEKFIKECKESVFGYEKQWREFTEAIGYWTDLDHPYVTLDNTYIESVWNILATVHEKGLLYRGHRVSPYCPSCQTTLSSHEVAQGYKTVKDLSATAKFKLDGSGDYVLAWTTTPWTLPAHMALAMNPDMEYVRAQQEDGVYVLAKNLVDEVLKGEYTILSTHKGKDFIGQSYTPPFGYIQAEKHNVIVGASFVTDSSGTGIVHMAPAHGEDDYKSCRENGISFVNVVDTSGKYTDVVSDFAGRFVKDCDLDIVKVLSEKGLLYSKEKYEHSYPFCWRCDTPLLYYATDSWFIQTTAIKDQLIANNNSVDWYPDHVREGRFGKFLEELVDWNISRNRYWGTPLNIWVCQDTGKEFAPHSIAELRSMAIGEVPEDIELHKPYVDNIKLRSPFSEGGVMVRTSEVIDVWFDSGSMPFAQSHYPFQNQDKFEDQYPADMICEGIDQTRGWFYSLLAVSTLFKGTAPYKAVIAHGHIFDENGQKMSKSKGNVIDPWEIMNEYGTDAFRWAILSDSAPWNNKRFSRGLVGETKSKIVDTLVNTHAFLTLYAGIDGYDPADHPFKVSQHKLDRWILSRLNSLILLVDKGLAVNDFVNTSKAVENFVDELSNWYIRRSRDRFWGSGLGEEKLDAYRTLTHVLLTTATLMAPFTPMLSEDIFMNLGGGESVHLADYPVADESLIDLELEQDMESARQIVELARNVRNETGIKNRQPLSELIVSIDRSFHLADYEEIIKDEINVKEIVVEHSDSGFVDFTLKLNLKVAGKKYGKNVGFLQGFLKALDSESTRKTVQEGVIAIVSPEGEELQVTAEELLVEKQAKPGFASASGYGLTVALNTEITPELVQEGWVREIVRAVQDYRKRLDLPIEKRIALTLKLDGELKAAVTAFEHVLRENVLVTTVDFDGDHAFETVEAGGKSIGIHIEA, encoded by the coding sequence ATGCAAAAGGTAGATGTCAAAGAAAAAGCGCGGGCCAGAGACGTCCGCATTTTGAAGAAATGGAGCGACGAAAATACGTTCCGCAGATCTATAGAGAACCGCGAAGGCCGTCCGAACTATGTGTTCTATGAAGGGCCGCCGACGGCCAATGGCGTACCGCATATCGGGCACGTGCTCGGGCGGGTTATCAAGGACTTTATCGGCCGCTATCAGACGATGAAGGGCTACCGGGTAGTGCGTAAGGCAGGCTGGGATACTCACGGGCTACCGGTAGAACTCGGCGTACAGAAGAAGCTGGGAATCTCCGGCAAGCAGGAAATCGAAGAATATGGTGTGGAGAAGTTCATTAAGGAGTGTAAGGAGAGTGTCTTCGGATACGAGAAGCAATGGCGCGAGTTCACGGAGGCCATCGGGTACTGGACCGATCTGGATCATCCGTATGTTACCTTGGACAATACATACATCGAGAGTGTATGGAACATCCTGGCTACGGTCCATGAGAAAGGGCTGCTGTACCGCGGACACCGGGTAAGCCCGTATTGCCCAAGCTGCCAGACGACGCTGAGTTCGCATGAAGTGGCACAGGGCTACAAGACGGTCAAAGACCTTAGCGCAACAGCCAAGTTCAAGCTGGACGGCAGCGGCGACTACGTGCTCGCCTGGACGACCACGCCTTGGACTCTGCCGGCGCATATGGCACTGGCGATGAACCCGGATATGGAGTATGTCCGTGCCCAGCAGGAAGACGGCGTGTATGTGTTGGCGAAGAATCTTGTAGATGAGGTATTGAAGGGCGAATATACGATCCTGTCCACACACAAGGGTAAGGATTTTATCGGCCAGAGCTATACACCGCCATTCGGATACATCCAGGCCGAAAAACATAATGTTATCGTCGGTGCCTCCTTCGTTACCGATTCCAGCGGTACAGGGATCGTGCACATGGCTCCGGCACATGGTGAAGATGACTATAAGAGCTGCCGTGAGAATGGCATCAGCTTTGTGAACGTAGTGGATACTTCCGGTAAATATACGGATGTGGTTTCTGATTTTGCCGGACGGTTTGTGAAGGATTGCGATCTGGATATTGTGAAGGTGCTATCCGAGAAAGGCCTGCTGTACAGCAAAGAGAAATACGAGCACAGCTATCCGTTCTGCTGGCGCTGTGATACCCCGCTGCTCTACTATGCAACAGACAGCTGGTTTATCCAGACAACGGCAATCAAGGACCAGCTCATTGCGAACAACAACAGTGTGGATTGGTATCCTGATCATGTGCGGGAAGGCCGTTTCGGCAAATTCCTGGAGGAACTGGTGGATTGGAACATCAGCCGCAACCGCTATTGGGGGACTCCGCTGAATATCTGGGTCTGCCAGGATACGGGCAAGGAATTTGCACCGCACAGCATTGCTGAACTGAGATCGATGGCTATCGGGGAAGTACCGGAGGATATCGAGCTGCACAAGCCTTACGTGGATAACATCAAATTACGCAGTCCGTTCAGCGAGGGCGGAGTAATGGTGCGGACCTCGGAGGTGATCGACGTCTGGTTCGACAGCGGTTCGATGCCGTTCGCCCAAAGCCACTATCCGTTTCAGAATCAAGACAAGTTCGAGGACCAGTATCCGGCAGACATGATCTGCGAAGGGATTGACCAGACACGCGGCTGGTTCTACAGCCTGCTTGCGGTTTCGACGCTGTTCAAAGGCACAGCTCCGTATAAGGCTGTGATTGCCCACGGCCACATCTTTGATGAGAACGGCCAAAAAATGTCCAAATCCAAAGGCAACGTCATTGATCCTTGGGAAATCATGAACGAATACGGCACGGATGCGTTCCGCTGGGCGATCCTGTCCGACAGCGCGCCATGGAACAACAAACGGTTCTCGCGCGGCTTGGTCGGTGAGACCAAATCCAAGATTGTAGATACGCTGGTCAACACCCATGCGTTCCTGACGCTGTATGCCGGCATCGACGGCTACGATCCTGCCGATCATCCGTTCAAAGTATCGCAGCATAAGCTGGACCGCTGGATTCTGTCCCGCCTGAACAGCCTGATCCTTCTGGTGGATAAGGGCCTTGCCGTTAATGATTTCGTTAATACGTCCAAGGCGGTTGAGAACTTTGTGGATGAGCTGAGCAACTGGTATATCCGCCGTTCCCGTGACCGTTTCTGGGGCAGCGGGCTGGGCGAGGAGAAGCTTGATGCGTACCGCACATTGACGCATGTTCTGCTGACTACCGCTACGCTAATGGCTCCTTTTACACCGATGCTGTCCGAGGATATCTTTATGAATCTGGGCGGTGGAGAAAGTGTGCATTTGGCCGATTATCCTGTGGCCGATGAGAGTCTGATCGATCTGGAGCTGGAGCAGGATATGGAGAGTGCGAGACAGATCGTTGAGCTGGCCCGCAACGTCCGCAATGAGACCGGCATCAAGAACCGCCAGCCGTTGTCCGAGCTGATCGTATCGATCGACCGCAGCTTCCATTTGGCCGATTACGAAGAGATCATCAAGGATGAAATCAATGTCAAAGAAATTGTGGTGGAGCATAGCGACAGCGGATTTGTAGATTTTACACTGAAGCTCAATCTGAAGGTGGCCGGCAAAAAGTACGGTAAAAACGTCGGCTTCCTCCAGGGCTTCCTGAAAGCTTTGGATAGTGAGTCTACCCGCAAAACCGTACAGGAAGGTGTCATTGCGATTGTATCCCCGGAAGGGGAAGAGCTGCAGGTTACCGCTGAGGAGCTGCTCGTAGAGAAGCAGGCCAAACCGGGCTTTGCTTCGGCATCCGGGTACGGACTTACGGTAGCGCTGAATACGGAGATCACACCGGAGCTGGTGCAGGAAGGCTGGGTGCGCGAGATCGTACGTGCGGTCCAGGATTACCGCAAACGCCTGGATCTGCCGATTGAGAAGCGGATCGCGCTGACCCTTAAGCTGGACGGCGAGCTGAAAGCCGCAGTGACGGCATTCGAACATGTGCTCCGCGAGAATGTGCTGGTAACTACAGTTGATTTCGATGGCGACCATGCGTTTGAGACCGTAGAGGCCGGAGGCAAATCGATCGGAATTCACATCGAAGCTTAA
- a CDS encoding YggS family pyridoxal phosphate-dependent enzyme — protein MTLQERIAGVEERVARACAASGRDVADVKVIAVTKYVSLETVSAVLEAGLGDIAESRWQDAEPKWNALGHKGTWHFIGHLQTNKVKDVIGKFQYIHSLDRLSLARELHKKADAAGLTVNVFLQVNISGEDTKFGLAPGDVPGFLREIAGLHHIKVIGLMTMAPYEAEPEQTRPVFRGLRELRDKLNLLALTPEPIQELSMGMSNDFEVAIEEGATWVRLGTVLVGHEEGA, from the coding sequence TTGACACTGCAGGAAAGAATTGCCGGCGTAGAGGAACGTGTTGCACGTGCCTGTGCGGCAAGCGGCCGGGATGTGGCGGACGTCAAGGTTATCGCTGTAACGAAATATGTATCGCTGGAAACGGTATCCGCGGTGCTGGAGGCAGGGCTTGGGGATATTGCCGAAAGCCGCTGGCAGGATGCTGAGCCCAAATGGAATGCCTTGGGACATAAAGGAACGTGGCATTTCATCGGACATTTGCAAACCAATAAGGTCAAGGATGTTATTGGCAAATTTCAATATATACACTCGCTTGACCGCTTGTCGCTGGCGCGTGAATTGCACAAAAAGGCCGATGCTGCGGGACTTACCGTGAACGTCTTCCTCCAAGTGAATATCTCAGGAGAAGATACGAAATTCGGGCTTGCCCCCGGGGATGTGCCCGGGTTTCTGCGTGAAATCGCCGGTCTGCACCACATTAAGGTCATCGGACTGATGACTATGGCGCCTTATGAAGCGGAGCCGGAGCAGACCCGTCCGGTGTTCCGCGGGTTAAGGGAGCTTCGCGATAAGCTTAATCTGCTGGCCTTGACACCTGAACCTATACAAGAGCTGTCGATGGGAATGTCGAATGATTTTGAAGTGGCGATAGAGGAAGGAGCCACCTGGGTGCGCCTGGGAACGGTATTAGTAGGTCATGAGGAGGGAGCTTGA
- the lspA gene encoding signal peptidase II encodes MVYYLIALIVFLVDQGTKYLIATRLELGEQIPVIKDFFIITSHRNQGAAFGILQGQQWFFVVVTVIVVAGIVWYLNKARATRKLLPTALALVLGGAVGNFLDRLLNGEVVDFLMFNFGSYTFPIFNVADSCIVIGVVLIILDTLLDMKSGEEINEVKETKEVKEGNE; translated from the coding sequence GTGGTGTACTATCTGATTGCGCTTATCGTATTTTTGGTGGACCAGGGTACCAAGTATTTGATTGCTACCCGGCTGGAGCTCGGCGAGCAGATTCCGGTCATTAAGGATTTTTTCATTATCACCTCCCACCGCAATCAAGGAGCCGCTTTTGGTATTCTTCAGGGACAGCAGTGGTTCTTTGTCGTGGTCACGGTTATAGTTGTGGCGGGCATCGTCTGGTATCTGAACAAGGCCAGAGCAACCCGCAAGCTGCTGCCCACTGCACTGGCATTAGTGCTCGGCGGAGCTGTAGGCAACTTTCTGGACAGGCTTTTGAACGGTGAGGTTGTTGACTTCCTGATGTTCAATTTCGGCAGCTACACTTTTCCGATCTTTAATGTGGCGGATTCCTGCATTGTGATCGGAGTGGTACTGATTATTCTGGATACGCTGCTTGATATGAAGAGCGGAGAAGAAATCAACGAGGTTAAGGAAACCAAGGAAGTCAAGGAAGGGAATGAATGA
- a CDS encoding RluA family pseudouridine synthase — translation MNELNKDVNQQVPSGAAEEERDVTEWTVAGENARERIDKYITESWEDEISRSQVQLWISGGHVTVNGAPVKANYKLAEGDLVAVTVPEAEVTDLIAEDIPLEVVYEDSDVIVVNKPRGMVVHPAAGHPSGTLVNALMYHCKDLSGINGEIRPGIVHRIDKDTSGLIMAAKNDASHASLAAQLKEHSVTRRYIAVVHGNLSHDQGTVDAPIGRDPHDRKLYTVTEKNSKRSVTHFTVLERFGDCTLLELQLETGRTHQIRVHMKFIGHPLVGDPIYGRSKGTTMNGQALHAAVLGFVHPSTGEYMEYSAPIPADMEEVLFALRSR, via the coding sequence ATGAATGAGTTGAATAAGGACGTCAATCAGCAGGTGCCCTCCGGTGCCGCGGAAGAAGAAAGGGACGTCACGGAATGGACTGTTGCCGGGGAGAATGCCCGGGAGCGGATCGATAAATACATTACGGAGTCTTGGGAAGATGAGATTTCACGCTCCCAGGTACAGCTGTGGATCAGCGGAGGTCATGTAACCGTAAATGGCGCTCCGGTGAAAGCCAACTATAAACTGGCCGAAGGCGATTTGGTTGCAGTTACTGTACCGGAAGCTGAGGTGACAGACCTGATTGCGGAGGATATTCCGCTCGAAGTGGTCTATGAGGACAGCGATGTTATTGTTGTAAATAAACCGCGTGGGATGGTGGTTCATCCGGCAGCCGGGCATCCCTCCGGCACACTGGTCAATGCGCTGATGTATCATTGCAAGGACCTGTCCGGCATTAACGGCGAGATTCGTCCGGGGATTGTGCACCGTATCGATAAAGACACCTCTGGACTGATTATGGCCGCCAAAAATGACGCCAGCCATGCTTCGCTCGCAGCCCAGCTCAAAGAGCATAGTGTAACCCGCCGCTACATCGCTGTAGTACACGGTAATCTGTCCCATGACCAAGGTACGGTAGATGCGCCTATTGGCCGTGATCCGCATGACCGCAAGCTCTATACCGTAACCGAAAAGAACAGCAAACGGTCTGTGACCCATTTTACCGTGCTGGAACGTTTTGGGGATTGCACTCTGCTGGAGCTGCAGCTTGAGACCGGACGCACGCACCAGATTCGTGTGCATATGAAGTTTATCGGTCATCCGCTGGTCGGAGATCCCATCTACGGGCGCAGCAAAGGGACGACTATGAACGGACAGGCTCTGCATGCCGCTGTGCTGGGATTTGTGCATCCCTCCACCGGTGAATATATGGAGTATAGTGCGCCCATTCCGGCCGATATGGAAGAAGTGCTGTTTGCTCTGCGGAGCAGATAA
- a CDS encoding DUF5665 domain-containing protein, translating into MSGDPADIPPEEKLNAVYRLTTGLVQQMEKARIAEYTQLLNSPWRLVWLNVLSGTARGLGIALGFTFFAATIIYVLQVLGALNLPIIGDYIADIVRIVQHQLELKTF; encoded by the coding sequence ATTAGCGGTGATCCTGCTGATATTCCGCCGGAAGAAAAGCTGAATGCCGTCTACCGGCTGACAACCGGGCTGGTCCAGCAGATGGAGAAAGCGCGGATCGCCGAGTATACGCAGCTCCTGAACTCACCCTGGCGTCTGGTTTGGCTGAATGTACTGTCGGGAACGGCGCGGGGATTGGGGATTGCGCTGGGCTTTACTTTTTTTGCCGCAACGATCATTTATGTGCTTCAGGTTCTTGGGGCGCTCAATCTGCCGATCATCGGCGATTACATTGCTGACATTGTGCGGATTGTACAGCATCAACTGGAGCTGAAGACCTTTTAA
- a CDS encoding RNA-binding protein, whose protein sequence is MKNEIYGHFHPDERQFVDKAWEWVTSAGEYHETKLTEFLDPRQGFILQTLVNRHPDVSVRWEGGSAEAERKRALVAPDYRDLDAEDMELKVLAISSGEQKFLALEHGDYMGAILGLGIKRGKIGDIHVLEDGCHVVVAADIADYLAMNLTGVHRINVSTEILSLSGLRSSDVKLETIDLTVASLRLDGIAADVTRLSRSKILAPIKAGRVRVNWKVEEDPSCGLKEGDMVSIQGFGRFKVLEIGSLTKKGRYRVQVGKFV, encoded by the coding sequence ATGAAGAATGAAATTTACGGACATTTCCACCCCGATGAACGGCAATTTGTGGACAAGGCCTGGGAATGGGTCACCAGTGCAGGAGAGTATCATGAAACCAAGCTGACAGAATTTTTAGACCCCCGCCAAGGTTTTATTCTACAGACGCTAGTTAACCGCCACCCTGATGTTTCTGTAAGGTGGGAAGGCGGATCGGCGGAAGCAGAACGGAAGCGAGCCTTGGTGGCTCCCGATTACCGGGACCTTGATGCCGAAGATATGGAGCTGAAGGTACTCGCCATTTCCTCCGGAGAACAAAAGTTTCTGGCCTTGGAACATGGCGATTACATGGGCGCGATTCTGGGACTGGGAATTAAGAGAGGTAAAATCGGCGATATCCATGTGCTCGAGGATGGCTGTCATGTAGTTGTGGCGGCGGACATCGCCGATTATTTGGCGATGAACCTGACCGGAGTGCACCGGATTAATGTCAGTACAGAGATATTGTCTTTATCGGGTCTGCGCAGCAGCGATGTGAAGCTGGAGACCATAGACTTGACGGTTGCATCGCTGCGGCTTGACGGCATTGCGGCGGATGTGACCCGGCTTAGCCGGAGTAAAATCCTTGCGCCCATCAAGGCGGGGCGGGTCCGCGTGAACTGGAAGGTTGAGGAAGATCCTTCCTGCGGACTTAAGGAAGGGGATATGGTCTCCATTCAGGGTTTTGGCCGGTTCAAGGTTCTGGAGATCGGGTCTCTGACCAAAAAAGGCCGCTACCGGGTACAGGTCGGCAAATTTGTCTGA